The following coding sequences lie in one Lolium perenne isolate Kyuss_39 chromosome 2, Kyuss_2.0, whole genome shotgun sequence genomic window:
- the LOC127336579 gene encoding protein TORMOZ EMBRYO DEFECTIVE: MALSMGPKKNYRCDRSLQQFYTGGPFAVGTAAPGGDAEAEAEAFLACACGSDLRVVSAADASAIGDPIDGDSEAVTSLALSPDSRLLFAAGHSRLVRVWDLASRTCIRSWKGHDGPVMAMACHASGGLLATAGADKKVCVWDVDGGFCTHFFRGHTGVVTTIMFHKDPKRLLLFSGSDDGDVRVWSLESKKCIAVLKAHLSTVTSLALSEDGQTLLSAGRDKVVTVWDLRKYSSKKTITAYEMIEGVSFIGPGSGFLACLGVEPANLKEKANGYCLTVGERGVVRIWCLESAVCVFEQKSSDVTINSENEESRRGFTATVMLPDDQGLLCVTADQEFLFYSCTRTDEGTFQLNLYKRLIGYNDEILDLKFVGEEEQYLAVATNLEQVRVYDVASMSCSYVLAGHTEIVVCLDTCVSASGKKLVVTGSKDNTVKLWDMEKRSCIGTGKGHLGAIGCVAFSKKSKNFFVSGSSDRTIKVWTWDDALIDANGEVPLKAKAGVAAHDKDINSLSVSPDDGLVCSGSEDRTACIWKLPNLVSSVVLKGHKRGIWSVEFSPVERCVITSSGDRTIKIWHVPDGSCLKTFEGHTSSVLRASFLSRGTQFVSCGSDGLVKLWTIKTNECIATYDKHDGKVWALAIGRKTEMLATGGTDSDLNLWHDCTLEDKQEDFLKKEEEVLRGQELENAVSDSDYTKAIQLAFELRRPRRLLELFSQLCRKADPEDPIEKALHGLPKEGLRVLLEYIREWNTKPKFCHVAQFVLFRVLRSFPPTDIVEIKGISELLEGLIPYSQRHFSRVDRLVRSTFLLDYTLTRMSVVDPDVVDAGTTRDVTNDLSVENGEILPEEPAQESPEKPGKKRKSSKKGSNVVSVDTDVVDVGTARDVTNDSSVGNREILPEEPAQESPEKPGKKRKSSKSSKKGSKKVKTSSSNVVSVEA, from the exons ATGGCTCTGTCGATGGGGCCCAAGAAGAACTACCGCTGCGACCGCTCGCTGCAGCAGTTCTACACGGGCGGGCCCTTCGCCGTCGGGACCGCCGCTCCCGGCGGCGACGCCGAGGCCGAGGCCGAGGCCTTCCTCGCCTGCGCCTGCGGCAGCGACCTGCGCGTGGTGTCCGCCGCCGACGCCTCCGCCATCGGGGACCCCATCGACGGCGACTCCGAGGCCGTCACTTCGCTCGCCCTCTCCCCCGACTCCCGCCTCCTCTTCGCCGCGGGACACAGCAGGCTCGTTAGGGTCTGGGACCTCGCGTCACGCACTTGCATCCGAAGCTGGAAG GGGCATGATGGTCCTGTTATGGCCATGGCATGCCATGCTTCTGGCGGGTTGCTTGCGACCGCTGGAGCAGACAAGAAGGTGTGCGTGTGGGATGTAGATGGTGGATTTTGCACCCATTTTTTTAGGGGCCACACAGGGGTTGTCACCACCATAATGTTCCATAAAGATCCAAAGCGCCTTCTG CTATTTTCAGGAAGTGACGATGGCGATGTGCGAGTTTGGAGCCTTGAAAGCAAAAAATGCATTGCTGTGCTTAAGGCGCATTTGTCAACAGTCACTTCGTTGGCATTATCCGAAGATGGCCAAACATTGCTCAGTGCAGGGAGGGATAAG GTTGTGACTGTGTGGGATCTTCGGAAGTATAGCTCAAAGAAGACAATAACGGCTTATGAAATGATAGAAGGTGTTTCCTTCATTGGACCAGGAAGTGGCTTCCTGGCTTGTCTGGGTGTTGAACCGGCAAATTTGAAGGAAAAAGCAAATGGTTATTGTCTTACAGTTGGTGAACGTGGAGTTGTGCGCATATGGTGCTTGGAAAG CGCTGTCTGTGTATTTGAGCAGAAGTCATCCGATGTAACCATCAACTCAGAGAATGAGGAATCAAGAAGAGGCTTTACAGCTACTGTTATGTTGCCAGATGACCAAGGATTGCTATGTGTCACTGCTGATCAAGAATTTTTGTTCTATTCTTGTACGAGAACTGATGAAGGAACCTTCCAGTTGAACCTATATAAACGTCTAAtaggttataacgacgaaattctTGATTTGAAGTTTGTTGGGGAAGAGGAACAGTACCTTGCTGTAGCCACTAACTTAGAGCAG GTCCGTGTTTATGATGTTGCATCAATGTCATGTTCTTATGTGCTGGCTGGCCACACTGAAATTGTTGTTTGCCTTGACACCTGTGTCTCTGCTTCTGGGAAGAAACTTGTTGTAACTGGAAGCAAAGATAATACT GTAAAGTTGTGGGATATGGAAAAGAGAAGCTGCATTGGTACCGGCAAAGGCCATCTAGGAgctattggttgtgttgctttctCAAAGAAATCGAAGAACTTTTTTGTTAGTGGCAGCAG CGACCGAACCATCAAGGTTTGGACTTGGGATGATGCGCTGATTGATGCCAACGGTGAAGTTCCTCTCAAAGCAAAGGCTGGTGTAGCTGCACATGATAAAGATATTAATTCTCTGTCCGTCTCACCTGATGATGGCCTTGTTTGCAGTGGTTCTGAG GACCGAACGGCATGCATTTGGAAACTCCCAAACCTAGTGTCCTCTGTTGTCCTTAAAGGGCATAAAAGGGGCATTTGGTCAGTTGAGTTTTCTCCTGTTGAACGATGTGTCATAACATCATCTGGTGACAGAACAATCAAAATATGGCATGTTCCTGACGGCTCATGCTTGAAGACATTTGAGGGTCATACATCAAGTGTTTTGAGAGCATCATTCCTTTCACGTGGAACTCAGTTTGTTTCTTGTG GAAGTGATGGTTTAGTGAAGCTATGGACAATAAAAACAAATGAATGCATTGCTACTTATGACAAGCATGATGGGAAG GTTTGGGCATTGGCTATTGGTAGGAAAACCGAAATGCTTGCTACTGGTGGAACTGATTCAGACCTTAACCTTTGGCACGATTGCACGTTGGAAGATAAGCAGGAAGATTTCCTTAAAAAG GAGGAGGAAGTCTTAAGAGGCCAAGAATTGGAAAATGCAGTATCAGATTCTGACTACACAAAAGCAATACAACTCGCATTTGAGCTTAGAAGACCGCGCAGGCTTCTTGAGTTATTCTCACAGCTCTGCAG GAAAGCTGATCCAGAGGACCCTATAGAAAAAGCCCTTCATGGTCTCCCAAAGGAAGGGCTTCGCGTGCTTCTCGAGTATATACGTGAATGGAATACAAAGCCCAAGTTTTGTCATGTTGCACAGTTTGTGCTTTTTCGGGTGTTGAGGAGCTTTCCTCCCACTGACATCGTGGAG ATAAAAGGCATCAGTGAGCTACTCGAGGGCCTTATTCCATACTCGCAAAGGCACTTCAGCAGAGTTGATAGGCTAGTACGCAGCACATTTTTGTTGGACTACACCTTGACCCGGATGTCTGTCGTTGACCCAGATGTAGTAGATGCGGGCACAACCAGAGATGTTACAAACGATTTATCAGTGGAGAATGGTGAAATCCTGCCGGAAGAGCCTGCACAAGAGAGCCCTGAAAAGCCGGGCAAGAAAAGAAAATCAAGCAAGAAAGGTAGCAACGTTGTTTCTGTCGACACAGATGTAGTAGATGTGGGCACAGCCAGAGATGTTACAAACGATTCATCAGTGGGGAACCGTGAAATTCTGCCGGAAGAGCCTGCACAAGAGAGCCCTGAAAAGCCGGGCAAGAAAAGAAAATCAAGCAAATCAAGCAAGAAAGGTAGTAAGAAGGTGAAGACTTCTTCCAGTAATGTTGTTTCTGTTGAGGCTTAA